From one Dermacentor silvarum isolate Dsil-2018 chromosome 3, BIME_Dsil_1.4, whole genome shotgun sequence genomic stretch:
- the LOC125944234 gene encoding sodium-dependent acetylcholine transporter-like — MSSGGSGGSGSGSGGLAGPPDKDYYDSTRAIAYMSVCIALSYQCLTEFPHLLVMHGGVCFFFPYAIVLVAVGVPMAAFEMLIGQFRGKGCLEIWTCVPVGKGIGMAMLLKTFVICAYKAFENACTFFYFLQTFQDELPWSHCYTWWGASDLNCRERKLNETRQCQLAKENVYAKTQQPNYDPGKNATVFTLCGKVVTASYTDAANLSECLDPRGYSENAFFLHGMLKVTSGIDDFGGIRWELLVCYIFTWFFIFVCTAQGVAAVGRGKLFH; from the exons ATGTCGAGCGGCGGATCCGGGGGCTCTGGCTCGGGCTCTGGCGGCCTGGCGGGCCCTCCCGACAAGGACTACTACGATAGCACGCGGGCCATAGCCTACATGAGCGTCTGCATTGCACTCAGCTACCAGTGCCTCACCGAGTTCCCCCACCTGCTCGTCATGCACGGAGGAG TGTGCTTCTTCTTTCCGTACGCGATTGTCTTGGTAGCGGTCGGTGTTCCTATGGCCGCCTTCGAGATGCTGATTGGCCAGTTCCGCGGAAAGGGATGCCTTGAGATCTGGACCTGCGTCCCAGTCGGCAAAG GCATCGGCATGGCAATGCTGTTGAAGACGTTCGTGATCTGCGCGTACAAGGCATTCGAGAACGCGTGCACCTTCTTCTACTTCCTGCAGACGTTCCAAGATGAGCTGCCTTGGAGCCACTGCTACACCTGGTGGGGCGCCTCGGACCTCAACTGCCGGGAGAGGAAGCTCAACGAGACG CGCCAGTGCCAGCTTGCCAAGGAGAACGTGTACGCAAAGACCCAGCAGCCAAACTACGACCCTGGCAAGAACGCCACCGTGTTCACCTTGTGCGGGAAAGTCGTCACGGCATCCTACACCGACGCCGCGAACCTGTCGGAGTGCTTGGACCCGCGGGGTTATTCCGAGAACGCCTTTTTCCT GCACGGCATGCTCAAGGTTACCAGTGGCATCGACGACTTCGGCGGCATTCGCTGGGAGCTGCTCGTCTGCTACATTTTCACCTGGTTCTTCATATTCGTCTGCACGGCGCAAGGAGTCGCCGCAGTCGGACGG GGCAAGTTGTTCCACTGA